The following are encoded in a window of Platichthys flesus chromosome 11, fPlaFle2.1, whole genome shotgun sequence genomic DNA:
- the cep72 gene encoding centrosomal protein of 72 kDa isoform X1: MKQPGGANVLGKLESVVFPAAREGSESSKSMAAEGLTTITEQWIRDKLRLKHPCLSDVRSLSLPGTYEEKISHLGNALHNFVRLKSLDLSCNALVSVEGVQHLKSLERLILYYNCIPSLEELKVLYELTSLRELDLRLNPLTKRYPNFRPYVVHAMPNLCKLDSCSVSDTERKAAIMQFSSDILPNPNPKSSRQSQCEDKRSSDVRLAQVNRLTKRLSLLTEPDDIVLNFVEMNPGDQRETISDTVHKKAGKPAEEEPKYFTEQRSSTPKQETAKSILRYPPTKYDNTSSKMAHVKDLSHKKSSTSSKVTERPKVSFGPYVERRPAPGKQEDFQQTRHVAKGYFTPNPNQSQRLCSSFVNIRPPSPHRPGLNLSDPSNPILHPARLTYSSFNKTEGGSSSLQQEEMKKKGSYRKPLEMLLNLVDKHWKGERSLHQNNNFLSQAVKILSMMENDISIREAEVRTLRREAGALSIQTAAQEQEHKTEVRHLSAQLEETRSSVGKQNEQLRIVLEENVALQKQLIKLERQYLKSMMKSSPVTQIKEAQTEVEELRKEIEGLRKKVHEAEKVKESSDILQESQVPGGYH; encoded by the exons ATGAAACAGCCAGGGGGCGCTAATGTTCTTGGCAAATTGGAAAGTGTGGTTTTCCCGGCAGCACGTGAAGGCAGCGAAAGTTCGAAAAGTATGGCGGCGGAGGGTTTGACAACAATAACAGAGCAGTGGATACGGGACAAACTACGATTGAAACATCCGTGTCTGA GTGATGTCCGCTCGCTGAGCCTCCCGGGAACATATGAGGAGAAGATCAGTCATCTTGGAAATGCTCTGCACAACTTCGTGCGTCTAAAGTCTCTGGATCTGTCCTGCAATGCTCTCGTCTCTGTTGAG GGGGTTCAACACTTGAAATCGCTGGAGAGGCTGATCCTGTACTATAACTGCATACCCTCCCTTGAAGAGTTGAAAGTGCTGTATGAGCTGACGTCTTTGAGAGAGCTGGACCTCCGACTCAACCCTCTGACAAAGCGTTACCCAAACTTCCGCCCTTACGTGGTACATGCCATGCCCAATCTTTGCAAGCTCG ATAGCTGTTCAGTCAGTGACACCGAGCGAAAAGCTGCCATAATGCAGTTCTCCTCTGACAttttacctaaccctaacccgaagAGCTCCCGTCAAAGTCAGTGTGAAGACAAAAG AAGCAGCGATGTAAGATTGGCTCAAGTTAACCGCTTGACCAAGAGGCTCTCTCTCCTGACTGAACCTGATGATATTGTATTAAACTTTGTGGAGATGAATCCTGGAGACCAAAGGGAAACCATCTCGGATACTGTTCACAAGAAGGCAGGAA aacctgcagaggaagaaccaaaatattttacagaacaGAGGAGCTCAACTCCTAAACAG GAAACGGCTAAATCCATCCTGAGGTATCCCCCCACAAAATATG ATAACACCAGTTCGAAAATGGCTCACGTGAAAGATCTGTCTCATAAAAAAAGTTCTACCTCATCAAAAGTGACTGAGAGACCAAAGGTGTCCTTCGGCCCCTATGTAGAGAGACGACCTGCACCCGGAAAACAGGAGGATTTCCAACAAACCAGACACGTGGCCAAAGGATATTTCACCCCCAATCCTA ATCAAAGTCAGCGTCTTTGTTCTTCATTCGTTAACATCCGACCTCCCAGTCCACATCGTCCTGGTTTGAATCTGTCTGACCCCTCAAACCCCATCTTACATCCTGCAAGACTGACCTACTCCAGCTTCAACAAGACAGAAGGGGGCTCCAGCTCACTGCAGcaagaggaaatgaagaaaaag GGTAGTTACAGGAAACCCCTGGAGATGCTTCTTAATCTCGTGGACAAACACTGGAAAGGAGAGAGGTCCctgcatcaaaacaacaacttcCTGT CTCAGGCAGTCAAGATCCTCTCCATGATGGAAAACGATATTTCCATCCGGGAGGCTGAGGTCAGGACCTTAAGACGGGAAGCCGGCGCGCTGAGCATCCAAACAGCTGCACAAGAGCAAGAGCACAAAACTGAAGTCCGTCACCTCTCTGCCCAGCTGGAGGAAACTCGCTCTTCAGTT GGCAAACAAAACGAGCAGCTGAGGATTGTCTTGGAGGAAAACGTCGCTCTGCAGAAACAGCTCATCAAGTTAGAGCGACAGTATCTCAAGTCAATGATGAAAAGTTCACCTGTGACTCAGATTAAAG AGGCTCAGACAgaagtggaggagctgaggaaagaGATCGAGGGGCTGAGGAAGAAAGTGCATGAGGCTGAGAAAGTCAAGGAATCGTCAGATATACTGCAAGAAAGCCAG GTCCCTGGTGGCTACCACTGA
- the LOC133964832 gene encoding tubulin polymerization-promoting protein isoform X2, whose product MGTAESTKRNQKSTNPSTARREVNSCTSMADQKDNIDDFKVQTAKHANISSAPLRPHSEHSKDRASKRHSIESNGTSDGGAGSSTPVEVTALEESFRRFAIHGDTRATGKELHGKNWSKLCKDCAVIDGKNITLTDVDIVFSKVKKKSCRTITFDEFKVALGELARKKYKEKTVEEAEAEVFKQIEGKAPVIAGVTRAVASPTVSRLTDPTKFTGSHKERFDGTGRGKGKAGRVDIVDTSGYVSGYKHRGSYEKKITKPTD is encoded by the exons ATGGGAACAGCTGAAAG CACAAAGAGAAATCAGAAGTCGACTAATCCAAGCACTGCACGGAGGGAAGTGAATTCCTGCACAAGCATGGCGGACCAGAA AGACAACATAGATGACTTTAAAGTCCAGACAGCCAAACATGCCAACATCAGTTCGGCCCCTTTACGGCCGCACAGTGAACACTCCAAAGACCGAGCGTCCAAAAGGCATTCGATCGAGTCCAATGGGACCAGTGACGGAGGTGCGGGTTCCTCCACGCCCGTGGAGGTCACCGCTTTGGAGGAGTCGTTTCGGCGCTTCGCCATCCACGGCGATACTCGCGCTACCGGCAAGGAGCTGCACGGAAAGAACTGGTCCAAACTCTGCAAGGACTGCGCCGTGATCGACGGCAAGAACATCACCCTGACCGACGTGGACATCGTCTTCAGCAAAGTCAA GAAGAAATCCTGCCGCACCATCACATTTGACGAGTTCAAAGTTGCACTCGGAGAGCTGGCCCGGAAGAAATACAAGGAGAAGACAGTAGAGGAGGCCGAGGCTGAGGTGTTCAAGCAGATCGAAGGGAAGGCACCTGTCATTGCAGGAGTCACG AGAGCCGTGGCTTCCCCTACAGTGAGCCGCCTCACGGACCCCACCAAGTTTACAGGGTCACACAAGGAGCGCTTCGACGGCACCGGCCGTGGGAAGGGTAAGGCAGGACGGGTAGACATAGTCGACACTTCCGGATACGTCTCAGGATACAAACATCGAGGGTCGtatgaaaagaaaatcactAAACCAACCGATTAA
- the cep72 gene encoding centrosomal protein of 72 kDa isoform X3, whose product MKQPGGANVLGKLESVVFPAAREGSESSKSMAAEGLTTITEQWIRDKLRLKHPCLSDVRSLSLPGTYEEKISHLGNALHNFVRLKSLDLSCNALVSVEGVQHLKSLERLILYYNCIPSLEELKVLYELTSLRELDLRLNPLTKRYPNFRPYVVHAMPNLCKLDSCSVSDTERKAAIMQFSSDILPNPNPKSSRQSQCEDKRSSDVRLAQVNRLTKRLSLLTEPDDIVLNFVEMNPGDQRETISDTVHKKAGKPAEEEPKYFTEQRSSTPKQETAKSILRYPPTKYDQSQRLCSSFVNIRPPSPHRPGLNLSDPSNPILHPARLTYSSFNKTEGGSSSLQQEEMKKKGSYRKPLEMLLNLVDKHWKGERSLHQNNNFLSQAVKILSMMENDISIREAEVRTLRREAGALSIQTAAQEQEHKTEVRHLSAQLEETRSSVGKQNEQLRIVLEENVALQKQLIKLERQYLKSMMKSSPVTQIKEAQTEVEELRKEIEGLRKKVHEAEKVKESSDILQESQVPGGYH is encoded by the exons ATGAAACAGCCAGGGGGCGCTAATGTTCTTGGCAAATTGGAAAGTGTGGTTTTCCCGGCAGCACGTGAAGGCAGCGAAAGTTCGAAAAGTATGGCGGCGGAGGGTTTGACAACAATAACAGAGCAGTGGATACGGGACAAACTACGATTGAAACATCCGTGTCTGA GTGATGTCCGCTCGCTGAGCCTCCCGGGAACATATGAGGAGAAGATCAGTCATCTTGGAAATGCTCTGCACAACTTCGTGCGTCTAAAGTCTCTGGATCTGTCCTGCAATGCTCTCGTCTCTGTTGAG GGGGTTCAACACTTGAAATCGCTGGAGAGGCTGATCCTGTACTATAACTGCATACCCTCCCTTGAAGAGTTGAAAGTGCTGTATGAGCTGACGTCTTTGAGAGAGCTGGACCTCCGACTCAACCCTCTGACAAAGCGTTACCCAAACTTCCGCCCTTACGTGGTACATGCCATGCCCAATCTTTGCAAGCTCG ATAGCTGTTCAGTCAGTGACACCGAGCGAAAAGCTGCCATAATGCAGTTCTCCTCTGACAttttacctaaccctaacccgaagAGCTCCCGTCAAAGTCAGTGTGAAGACAAAAG AAGCAGCGATGTAAGATTGGCTCAAGTTAACCGCTTGACCAAGAGGCTCTCTCTCCTGACTGAACCTGATGATATTGTATTAAACTTTGTGGAGATGAATCCTGGAGACCAAAGGGAAACCATCTCGGATACTGTTCACAAGAAGGCAGGAA aacctgcagaggaagaaccaaaatattttacagaacaGAGGAGCTCAACTCCTAAACAG GAAACGGCTAAATCCATCCTGAGGTATCCCCCCACAAAATATG ATCAAAGTCAGCGTCTTTGTTCTTCATTCGTTAACATCCGACCTCCCAGTCCACATCGTCCTGGTTTGAATCTGTCTGACCCCTCAAACCCCATCTTACATCCTGCAAGACTGACCTACTCCAGCTTCAACAAGACAGAAGGGGGCTCCAGCTCACTGCAGcaagaggaaatgaagaaaaag GGTAGTTACAGGAAACCCCTGGAGATGCTTCTTAATCTCGTGGACAAACACTGGAAAGGAGAGAGGTCCctgcatcaaaacaacaacttcCTGT CTCAGGCAGTCAAGATCCTCTCCATGATGGAAAACGATATTTCCATCCGGGAGGCTGAGGTCAGGACCTTAAGACGGGAAGCCGGCGCGCTGAGCATCCAAACAGCTGCACAAGAGCAAGAGCACAAAACTGAAGTCCGTCACCTCTCTGCCCAGCTGGAGGAAACTCGCTCTTCAGTT GGCAAACAAAACGAGCAGCTGAGGATTGTCTTGGAGGAAAACGTCGCTCTGCAGAAACAGCTCATCAAGTTAGAGCGACAGTATCTCAAGTCAATGATGAAAAGTTCACCTGTGACTCAGATTAAAG AGGCTCAGACAgaagtggaggagctgaggaaagaGATCGAGGGGCTGAGGAAGAAAGTGCATGAGGCTGAGAAAGTCAAGGAATCGTCAGATATACTGCAAGAAAGCCAG GTCCCTGGTGGCTACCACTGA
- the LOC133964832 gene encoding tubulin polymerization-promoting protein isoform X1, which translates to MLAALVYQISTEHGDTISAAHRSDEERREQLVSLGGSQSAGWFLFSISGSEASGKVELRSRGRKQSLSNTCRTTRYGCVNYNKQAEDFFTSTKRNQKSTNPSTARREVNSCTSMADQKDNIDDFKVQTAKHANISSAPLRPHSEHSKDRASKRHSIESNGTSDGGAGSSTPVEVTALEESFRRFAIHGDTRATGKELHGKNWSKLCKDCAVIDGKNITLTDVDIVFSKVKKKSCRTITFDEFKVALGELARKKYKEKTVEEAEAEVFKQIEGKAPVIAGVTRAVASPTVSRLTDPTKFTGSHKERFDGTGRGKGKAGRVDIVDTSGYVSGYKHRGSYEKKITKPTD; encoded by the exons ATGCTCGCAGCTCTTGTTTACCAGATCTCCACAGAGCACGGAGACACCATCTCGGCTGCACATCGTTCcgacgaggagaggagagagcagctcgTCTCGCTCGGCGGCAGCCAATCAGCGGgctggtttctcttcagcatcTCTGGGTCGGAGGCATCGGGCAAAGTCGAGCTCAGGAGCCGCGGGAGGAAGCAGAGTCTGAGCAACACTTGCAGGACGACACGCTATGGTTGTGTGAATTATAACAAGCAGGCGGAGGATTTCTTCACCAG CACAAAGAGAAATCAGAAGTCGACTAATCCAAGCACTGCACGGAGGGAAGTGAATTCCTGCACAAGCATGGCGGACCAGAA AGACAACATAGATGACTTTAAAGTCCAGACAGCCAAACATGCCAACATCAGTTCGGCCCCTTTACGGCCGCACAGTGAACACTCCAAAGACCGAGCGTCCAAAAGGCATTCGATCGAGTCCAATGGGACCAGTGACGGAGGTGCGGGTTCCTCCACGCCCGTGGAGGTCACCGCTTTGGAGGAGTCGTTTCGGCGCTTCGCCATCCACGGCGATACTCGCGCTACCGGCAAGGAGCTGCACGGAAAGAACTGGTCCAAACTCTGCAAGGACTGCGCCGTGATCGACGGCAAGAACATCACCCTGACCGACGTGGACATCGTCTTCAGCAAAGTCAA GAAGAAATCCTGCCGCACCATCACATTTGACGAGTTCAAAGTTGCACTCGGAGAGCTGGCCCGGAAGAAATACAAGGAGAAGACAGTAGAGGAGGCCGAGGCTGAGGTGTTCAAGCAGATCGAAGGGAAGGCACCTGTCATTGCAGGAGTCACG AGAGCCGTGGCTTCCCCTACAGTGAGCCGCCTCACGGACCCCACCAAGTTTACAGGGTCACACAAGGAGCGCTTCGACGGCACCGGCCGTGGGAAGGGTAAGGCAGGACGGGTAGACATAGTCGACACTTCCGGATACGTCTCAGGATACAAACATCGAGGGTCGtatgaaaagaaaatcactAAACCAACCGATTAA
- the cep72 gene encoding centrosomal protein of 72 kDa isoform X2, which produces MKQPGGANVLGKLESVVFPAAREGSESSKSMAAEGLTTITEQWIRDKLRLKHPCLSDVRSLSLPGTYEEKISHLGNALHNFVRLKSLDLSCNALVSVEGVQHLKSLERLILYYNCIPSLEELKVLYELTSLRELDLRLNPLTKRYPNFRPYVVHAMPNLCKLDSCSVSDTERKAAIMQFSSDILPNPNPKSSRQSQCEDKRSSDVRLAQVNRLTKRLSLLTEPDDIVLNFVEMNPGDQRETISDTVHKKAGKPAEEEPKYFTEQRSSTPKQETAKSILRYPPTKYERRPAPGKQEDFQQTRHVAKGYFTPNPNQSQRLCSSFVNIRPPSPHRPGLNLSDPSNPILHPARLTYSSFNKTEGGSSSLQQEEMKKKGSYRKPLEMLLNLVDKHWKGERSLHQNNNFLSQAVKILSMMENDISIREAEVRTLRREAGALSIQTAAQEQEHKTEVRHLSAQLEETRSSVGKQNEQLRIVLEENVALQKQLIKLERQYLKSMMKSSPVTQIKEAQTEVEELRKEIEGLRKKVHEAEKVKESSDILQESQVPGGYH; this is translated from the exons ATGAAACAGCCAGGGGGCGCTAATGTTCTTGGCAAATTGGAAAGTGTGGTTTTCCCGGCAGCACGTGAAGGCAGCGAAAGTTCGAAAAGTATGGCGGCGGAGGGTTTGACAACAATAACAGAGCAGTGGATACGGGACAAACTACGATTGAAACATCCGTGTCTGA GTGATGTCCGCTCGCTGAGCCTCCCGGGAACATATGAGGAGAAGATCAGTCATCTTGGAAATGCTCTGCACAACTTCGTGCGTCTAAAGTCTCTGGATCTGTCCTGCAATGCTCTCGTCTCTGTTGAG GGGGTTCAACACTTGAAATCGCTGGAGAGGCTGATCCTGTACTATAACTGCATACCCTCCCTTGAAGAGTTGAAAGTGCTGTATGAGCTGACGTCTTTGAGAGAGCTGGACCTCCGACTCAACCCTCTGACAAAGCGTTACCCAAACTTCCGCCCTTACGTGGTACATGCCATGCCCAATCTTTGCAAGCTCG ATAGCTGTTCAGTCAGTGACACCGAGCGAAAAGCTGCCATAATGCAGTTCTCCTCTGACAttttacctaaccctaacccgaagAGCTCCCGTCAAAGTCAGTGTGAAGACAAAAG AAGCAGCGATGTAAGATTGGCTCAAGTTAACCGCTTGACCAAGAGGCTCTCTCTCCTGACTGAACCTGATGATATTGTATTAAACTTTGTGGAGATGAATCCTGGAGACCAAAGGGAAACCATCTCGGATACTGTTCACAAGAAGGCAGGAA aacctgcagaggaagaaccaaaatattttacagaacaGAGGAGCTCAACTCCTAAACAG GAAACGGCTAAATCCATCCTGAGGTATCCCCCCACAAAATATG AGAGACGACCTGCACCCGGAAAACAGGAGGATTTCCAACAAACCAGACACGTGGCCAAAGGATATTTCACCCCCAATCCTA ATCAAAGTCAGCGTCTTTGTTCTTCATTCGTTAACATCCGACCTCCCAGTCCACATCGTCCTGGTTTGAATCTGTCTGACCCCTCAAACCCCATCTTACATCCTGCAAGACTGACCTACTCCAGCTTCAACAAGACAGAAGGGGGCTCCAGCTCACTGCAGcaagaggaaatgaagaaaaag GGTAGTTACAGGAAACCCCTGGAGATGCTTCTTAATCTCGTGGACAAACACTGGAAAGGAGAGAGGTCCctgcatcaaaacaacaacttcCTGT CTCAGGCAGTCAAGATCCTCTCCATGATGGAAAACGATATTTCCATCCGGGAGGCTGAGGTCAGGACCTTAAGACGGGAAGCCGGCGCGCTGAGCATCCAAACAGCTGCACAAGAGCAAGAGCACAAAACTGAAGTCCGTCACCTCTCTGCCCAGCTGGAGGAAACTCGCTCTTCAGTT GGCAAACAAAACGAGCAGCTGAGGATTGTCTTGGAGGAAAACGTCGCTCTGCAGAAACAGCTCATCAAGTTAGAGCGACAGTATCTCAAGTCAATGATGAAAAGTTCACCTGTGACTCAGATTAAAG AGGCTCAGACAgaagtggaggagctgaggaaagaGATCGAGGGGCTGAGGAAGAAAGTGCATGAGGCTGAGAAAGTCAAGGAATCGTCAGATATACTGCAAGAAAGCCAG GTCCCTGGTGGCTACCACTGA